In the genome of Denticeps clupeoides chromosome 13, fDenClu1.1, whole genome shotgun sequence, one region contains:
- the bcar3 gene encoding breast cancer anti-estrogen resistance protein 3 isoform X4, translated as MSERCHFLRTLTAALCCFYQKSSVIGAKFSRDKYIMDGPPEKLRKELEEELKLSGEEPRSHAWYHGAIPRQVAENLVQRDGDFLIRDSVSSPGNYVLTCQWKNSPQHFKINKKVVAMNESYSRVQYLLEKEGFDSVPALVRYYVGNRRPVSEVVGAIIFQPINRSLPLRCLEERYGVRAIRPEGGHHCERKSQTPKRLSLNIVNGHCQDPVLGHGNLLSNKDKCGSQPACLNYVPERRRPLKTHQSESFLSLGSRPPPKLQPSELQPSAKSPVFRTGSEPALSPTVPRRMILQTQAGEAIRGSDSQLCPKPPPKPSKVPSLSMSHSSRLQPLIPPPVPPQKPQKQHFLQRIQLQEQQQCPSYQEISYCELSPCSTAEREQLNGQAPCNSSYVDRLKCEETKGSNGVKLDRSSYHHAMEALQNCSEEEEEDIKEEEENEEHIEYEKEKREEDKDGVRRGEGEVKEEKRGSFRRPVYETESAFRPADFKSRLLPSSENKPLEMTVLRRAKELLLSHDHKSIAKHILQADCQVARMLHVSDEMKSQMGVSSGLELVTLPHGRQLRQDLMERHHTMAVGVAVDILGCTGSLEERAATLNRIILVALELKDTMGDMFAFSSIMKALDMPQITRLDHTWTTLRRKYTQTAIIYEKSLKPFYKGLYEGTVEVPLSSTTVPLLMPLLTLMERPAVAFEGMELWESNDQGCEIMLRHLEEARGMAQNVNVYSANAERLLQDFSPDEDMLEILKTDFQLRLLWGSRGAAVNQTERYEKFTLILTALSRKLESPVKHTEL; from the exons ATGTCTGAGAGATGCCATTTCCTGAGGACCCTCACGGCGGCACTTTGCTGCTTCTATCAGAAGAGCTCAGTGATTGGTGCCAAG TTCTCCCGGGACAAGTACATCATGGACGGGCCACCGGAGAAGCTGCGCAAGGAGCTGGAGGAAGAGCTGAAGCTGAGCGGAGAGGAGCCCCGCAGCCACGCCTGGTACCATGGAGCCATCCCTCGACAG GTTGCAGAGAACTTGGTGCAGAGAGACGGAGACTTCCTCATACGTGACTCTGTTTCCAGTCCTGGCAACTACGTTCTGACCTGCCAGTGGAAGAACAGCCCGCAGCACTTTAAGATCAACAAGAAGGTTGTGGCCATGAATGAATCCTACTCACGCGTGCAGTacctgctggagaaggaggGCTTCGACAGCGTACCCGCCCTGGTGCGCTACTACGTGGGAAACCGTAGACCTGTGTCAGAAGTGGTGGGAGCAATCATCTTTCAGCCCATTAACCGAAGCCTGCCGCTGCGATGCCTGGAGGAGAGGTACGGCGTCAGGGCCATCCGGCCAGAGGGCGGACACCACTGCGAACGCAAGAGCCAGACCCCCAAACGGCTGAGCTTGAACATTGTGAACGGACACTGCCAAGATCCTGTTCTCGGCCATGGGAACCTCCTCAG CAACAAAGATAAGTGTGGGAGCCAGCCGGCCTGCCTTAACTACGTCCCGGAGAGACGGCGGCCCCTGAAGACGCACCAGTCAGAGAGCTTCCTCTCTCTAG GCTCCAGACCACCGCCAAAGCTCCAGCCCTCAGAGCTCCAGCCCAGCGCAAAATCGCCGGTCTTCCGTACGGGCAGCGAGCCGGCTCTCAGCCCAACCGTACCCCGGAGAATGATCCTTCAGACCCAAGCCGGAGAGGCCATCCGAGGCTCTGACAGTCAGCTGTGCCCCAAGCCACCTCCCAAACCCAGCAAGGTTCCCTCCTTGAGCATGTCCCATTCTTCACGCCTGCAGCCCCTAATTCCTCCACCAGTGCCCCCACAGAAGCCTCAGAAACAGCATTTCCTCCAGAGGATTCAACTCCAAGAGCAACAGCAGTGCCCCAGCTATCAAGAGATCAGCTACTGTGAGCTGAgtccctgcagcacagcagagcgCGAGCAGCTAAATGGCCAAGCACCGTGTAACAGCAGTTATGTGGACAGACTTAAATGTGAAGAGACTAAAGGTAGTAATGGGGTGAAGTTGGACCGCAGCTCATATCACCATGCCATGGAAGCGCTACAGAACTGcagtgaggaagaagaggaagacattaaggaagaggaggagaacgaGGAGCATATAGAGTATGAGAAAGAAAAACGTGAGGAGGACAAAGATGGAGTACGTCGAGGAGAAGGAGAGGTAAAGGAGGAGAAGCGTGGCAGCTTCCGCCGACCGGTATATGAGACCGAGTCAGCATTCAGGCCTGCTGACTTCAAGTCCAGGCTCCTGCCATCATCAGAGAACAAGCCTCTGGAGATGACTGTCCTGAGGAGAGCCAAAGAGTTGCTTCTCAGCCATGACCACAAGTCCATTGCCAAGCATATCCTCCAGGCTGACTGCCAG GTTGCAAGGATGCTTCACGTTTCGGATGAAATGAAAAGTCAAATGGGCGTGAGCTCTGGTCTGGAGCTAGTGACCCTTCCTCACGGCAGGCAGCTGCGCCAGGACTTGATGGAAAG ACACCACACCATGGCAGTTGGCGTAGCTGTGGATATTCTAGGGTGTACAGGAAGTCTGGAAGAGCGGGCAGCAACACTCAACCGGATCATCCTGGTTGCCCTGGAGCTGAAGGACACCATGGGGGACATGTTTGCCTTCTCCTCCATAATGAAAGCTCTGGACATGCCTCAG ATCACAAGACTGGACCACACTTGGACCACCCTGAGGAGGAAATACACCCAAACTGCCATCATCTACGAGAAGTCACTCAAGCCTTTCTACAAGGGGCTGTATGAGGGGACAG TGGAAGTCCCCCTGAGCAGTACCACTGTGCCGCTGCTGATGCCTCTGCTCACACTGATGGAGAGGCCGGCCGTGGCATTCGAAGGCATGGAGCTGTGGGAGAGCAACGACCAAGGATGTGAGATCATGCTACGCCACCTAGAGGAGGCACGTGGCATGGCACAAAACGTCAACGTCTACTCTGCTAATGCCGAGCGCCTCCTACAAG ACTTCAGTCCGGATGAAGACATGCTGGAGATATTGAAGACAGACTTCCAGCTGCGCTTGCTGTGGGGCAGCCGTGGGGCGGCAGTGAACCAGACGGAACGATATGAAAAGTTCACCCTCATCCTAACAGCACTTTCCAGAAAATTGGAGTCCCCAGTCAAGCACACCGAACTCTGA
- the bcar3 gene encoding breast cancer anti-estrogen resistance protein 3 isoform X6 — MEYVKFSRDKYIMDGPPEKLRKELEEELKLSGEEPRSHAWYHGAIPRQVAENLVQRDGDFLIRDSVSSPGNYVLTCQWKNSPQHFKINKKVVAMNESYSRVQYLLEKEGFDSVPALVRYYVGNRRPVSEVVGAIIFQPINRSLPLRCLEERYGVRAIRPEGGHHCERKSQTPKRLSLNIVNGHCQDPVLGHGNLLSNKDKCGSQPACLNYVPERRRPLKTHQSESFLSLGSRPPPKLQPSELQPSAKSPVFRTGSEPALSPTVPRRMILQTQAGEAIRGSDSQLCPKPPPKPSKVPSLSMSHSSRLQPLIPPPVPPQKPQKQHFLQRIQLQEQQQCPSYQEISYCELSPCSTAEREQLNGQAPCNSSYVDRLKCEETKGSNGVKLDRSSYHHAMEALQNCSEEEEEDIKEEEENEEHIEYEKEKREEDKDGVRRGEGEVKEEKRGSFRRPVYETESAFRPADFKSRLLPSSENKPLEMTVLRRAKELLLSHDHKSIAKHILQADCQVARMLHVSDEMKSQMGVSSGLELVTLPHGRQLRQDLMERHHTMAVGVAVDILGCTGSLEERAATLNRIILVALELKDTMGDMFAFSSIMKALDMPQITRLDHTWTTLRRKYTQTAIIYEKSLKPFYKGLYEGTVEVPLSSTTVPLLMPLLTLMERPAVAFEGMELWESNDQGCEIMLRHLEEARGMAQNVNVYSANAERLLQDFSPDEDMLEILKTDFQLRLLWGSRGAAVNQTERYEKFTLILTALSRKLESPVKHTEL, encoded by the exons ATGGAGTACGTCAAG TTCTCCCGGGACAAGTACATCATGGACGGGCCACCGGAGAAGCTGCGCAAGGAGCTGGAGGAAGAGCTGAAGCTGAGCGGAGAGGAGCCCCGCAGCCACGCCTGGTACCATGGAGCCATCCCTCGACAG GTTGCAGAGAACTTGGTGCAGAGAGACGGAGACTTCCTCATACGTGACTCTGTTTCCAGTCCTGGCAACTACGTTCTGACCTGCCAGTGGAAGAACAGCCCGCAGCACTTTAAGATCAACAAGAAGGTTGTGGCCATGAATGAATCCTACTCACGCGTGCAGTacctgctggagaaggaggGCTTCGACAGCGTACCCGCCCTGGTGCGCTACTACGTGGGAAACCGTAGACCTGTGTCAGAAGTGGTGGGAGCAATCATCTTTCAGCCCATTAACCGAAGCCTGCCGCTGCGATGCCTGGAGGAGAGGTACGGCGTCAGGGCCATCCGGCCAGAGGGCGGACACCACTGCGAACGCAAGAGCCAGACCCCCAAACGGCTGAGCTTGAACATTGTGAACGGACACTGCCAAGATCCTGTTCTCGGCCATGGGAACCTCCTCAG CAACAAAGATAAGTGTGGGAGCCAGCCGGCCTGCCTTAACTACGTCCCGGAGAGACGGCGGCCCCTGAAGACGCACCAGTCAGAGAGCTTCCTCTCTCTAG GCTCCAGACCACCGCCAAAGCTCCAGCCCTCAGAGCTCCAGCCCAGCGCAAAATCGCCGGTCTTCCGTACGGGCAGCGAGCCGGCTCTCAGCCCAACCGTACCCCGGAGAATGATCCTTCAGACCCAAGCCGGAGAGGCCATCCGAGGCTCTGACAGTCAGCTGTGCCCCAAGCCACCTCCCAAACCCAGCAAGGTTCCCTCCTTGAGCATGTCCCATTCTTCACGCCTGCAGCCCCTAATTCCTCCACCAGTGCCCCCACAGAAGCCTCAGAAACAGCATTTCCTCCAGAGGATTCAACTCCAAGAGCAACAGCAGTGCCCCAGCTATCAAGAGATCAGCTACTGTGAGCTGAgtccctgcagcacagcagagcgCGAGCAGCTAAATGGCCAAGCACCGTGTAACAGCAGTTATGTGGACAGACTTAAATGTGAAGAGACTAAAGGTAGTAATGGGGTGAAGTTGGACCGCAGCTCATATCACCATGCCATGGAAGCGCTACAGAACTGcagtgaggaagaagaggaagacattaaggaagaggaggagaacgaGGAGCATATAGAGTATGAGAAAGAAAAACGTGAGGAGGACAAAGATGGAGTACGTCGAGGAGAAGGAGAGGTAAAGGAGGAGAAGCGTGGCAGCTTCCGCCGACCGGTATATGAGACCGAGTCAGCATTCAGGCCTGCTGACTTCAAGTCCAGGCTCCTGCCATCATCAGAGAACAAGCCTCTGGAGATGACTGTCCTGAGGAGAGCCAAAGAGTTGCTTCTCAGCCATGACCACAAGTCCATTGCCAAGCATATCCTCCAGGCTGACTGCCAG GTTGCAAGGATGCTTCACGTTTCGGATGAAATGAAAAGTCAAATGGGCGTGAGCTCTGGTCTGGAGCTAGTGACCCTTCCTCACGGCAGGCAGCTGCGCCAGGACTTGATGGAAAG ACACCACACCATGGCAGTTGGCGTAGCTGTGGATATTCTAGGGTGTACAGGAAGTCTGGAAGAGCGGGCAGCAACACTCAACCGGATCATCCTGGTTGCCCTGGAGCTGAAGGACACCATGGGGGACATGTTTGCCTTCTCCTCCATAATGAAAGCTCTGGACATGCCTCAG ATCACAAGACTGGACCACACTTGGACCACCCTGAGGAGGAAATACACCCAAACTGCCATCATCTACGAGAAGTCACTCAAGCCTTTCTACAAGGGGCTGTATGAGGGGACAG TGGAAGTCCCCCTGAGCAGTACCACTGTGCCGCTGCTGATGCCTCTGCTCACACTGATGGAGAGGCCGGCCGTGGCATTCGAAGGCATGGAGCTGTGGGAGAGCAACGACCAAGGATGTGAGATCATGCTACGCCACCTAGAGGAGGCACGTGGCATGGCACAAAACGTCAACGTCTACTCTGCTAATGCCGAGCGCCTCCTACAAG ACTTCAGTCCGGATGAAGACATGCTGGAGATATTGAAGACAGACTTCCAGCTGCGCTTGCTGTGGGGCAGCCGTGGGGCGGCAGTGAACCAGACGGAACGATATGAAAAGTTCACCCTCATCCTAACAGCACTTTCCAGAAAATTGGAGTCCCCAGTCAAGCACACCGAACTCTGA